In Mongoliitalea daihaiensis, one DNA window encodes the following:
- a CDS encoding rhomboid family intramembrane serine protease, translating into MEITATLVLIGITVLTSYQAWNKPDLLNRWMFTPYLIKNRNQWDRFVLSGFIHKDGMHLFFNMFTFYFFGSTIEYFLTYRLGFGLGIVTYVLFYVGAIVIADIPTFLKHQGNSYYRALGASGGVAAAVFGSIILRPLSDICLFGLICLPGFALGGMFLIYTIVQAKKGHDGVNHDAHLYGAIAGILFILLIFPSSAGMFWEQLKSFRLF; encoded by the coding sequence ATGGAAATCACTGCTACGCTTGTCCTGATAGGAATCACCGTATTGACCTCCTATCAGGCATGGAACAAGCCAGACTTGCTCAATCGCTGGATGTTTACGCCCTATCTGATCAAAAACAGAAATCAATGGGATCGCTTCGTCCTATCAGGATTTATCCATAAGGATGGCATGCACCTGTTTTTCAATATGTTTACCTTTTACTTTTTTGGAAGCACGATTGAATACTTTCTCACGTATCGGTTAGGATTTGGTTTAGGTATTGTGACCTATGTACTATTTTATGTAGGAGCTATAGTGATCGCAGACATCCCCACGTTCTTGAAGCATCAAGGTAATAGCTATTACAGAGCTTTAGGAGCTTCTGGCGGTGTGGCGGCAGCTGTTTTTGGCAGCATTATCCTACGCCCTTTATCGGATATTTGCTTGTTTGGATTGATTTGCCTGCCTGGGTTTGCTTTGGGAGGGATGTTTTTGATTTACACCATTGTACAAGCTAAAAAAGGTCATGATGGAGTCAATCATGATGCGCATTTGTACGGAGCCATCGCAGGTATTCTCTTCATTCTACTCATTTTCCCATCAAGTGCGGGGATGTTTTGGGAACAATTAAAAAGCTTCCGATTATTCTAA
- a CDS encoding polyprenyl synthetase family protein, with the protein MNQPANDVNQILKDLEQHIQQYTYGTSPQELYEPISYLMSLGGKRIRPLLTLLAYSLYKEDYQKILTPAASVEVFHNFTLMHDDIMDNAPLRRGKATVHEKWNPNTAILSGDVMLVKAYDMLLEIEPSLLPLCLRLFNQTAAEVCEGQQHDMNFESLTQVGEEAYIDMIRQKTAVLLGFALQFGALLAGQSEAESQKLYDFGVNIGIGFQLKDDLLDVYADKAKFGKQVGGDIIANKKTFLLIKAKELATGADAVALQNWIDAKIFDKEEKVQAVTAIYDRLGIQELTEVKMQEYFEQGFAQLDTVQADNPTALQNLRTITQDLINREK; encoded by the coding sequence ATGAACCAACCCGCAAACGACGTTAATCAGATTTTAAAGGATTTAGAACAACATATCCAACAGTACACGTACGGAACATCCCCTCAAGAGCTTTACGAACCCATCAGCTACTTGATGAGTTTGGGAGGAAAAAGGATACGCCCCTTACTCACGCTGTTGGCCTACAGCTTGTATAAAGAGGATTACCAAAAAATCCTGACCCCTGCTGCTTCGGTGGAAGTTTTTCACAATTTCACTTTGATGCACGATGACATCATGGACAATGCTCCTTTGAGAAGAGGAAAAGCTACGGTACATGAAAAATGGAATCCCAATACAGCTATTCTCTCTGGGGATGTCATGCTTGTCAAGGCTTACGATATGCTCTTAGAAATTGAGCCAAGTTTACTCCCCCTTTGCTTGCGTCTATTCAATCAGACAGCTGCCGAAGTCTGCGAAGGACAGCAGCACGATATGAATTTTGAAAGTTTGACACAGGTAGGTGAAGAAGCTTACATCGATATGATTCGCCAAAAAACAGCGGTGTTACTAGGTTTTGCTTTACAATTCGGTGCTTTACTAGCCGGTCAGTCTGAGGCAGAGAGCCAAAAACTCTACGATTTTGGAGTCAATATAGGCATAGGATTTCAGCTGAAAGATGATTTGTTGGATGTCTATGCAGATAAAGCCAAGTTTGGGAAGCAGGTAGGTGGAGACATTATCGCCAATAAGAAAACTTTCCTCCTCATCAAAGCCAAAGAACTGGCCACAGGAGCTGATGCAGTAGCATTGCAGAACTGGATAGATGCCAAGATTTTTGACAAAGAGGAGAAAGTCCAAGCAGTTACGGCAATTTATGATCGTCTAGGCATACAAGAATTGACCGAGGTCAAAATGCAGGAATACTTTGAACAGGGATTTGCCCAGCTAGATACTGTACAGGCAGATAATCCAACTGCTTTGCAAAACTTGCGTACCATTACTCAGGACCTGATTAATCGGGAAAAATAA